The window AACAGTTACGATGCAGATGAAATCATTGGAGGATGAACTTGGAGTCAAACTGGTGGACCGACTTGGGAAAAAGGTGGTTCTGACCGATGCGGGTAGAAGTTTTCTGGGCTATGTGGATCACATCTTGAGTGAACTAGAAGAAGCGCAGCATGCAGTCAAGCAATCTGGCGAAATGACCGGTACTCTGACCATAAGTGCGGATGAAACCTTGTGTACGTACCGACTTCCGGCTGTACTTCGTCGATTTCGTTTACGTTTCCCAGGGGTTCGATTGATGTTTCGTCCTCTCACTGAGCCGAACCTAAAGCAGAACTTGCGGGAAGGGAACGCGGACATTATTTTTATGTTAGATGAGATTAAGGGAGAGGCGGGAATTTGCGGAGAAAAGGTGCTTGATGAGCCCTTTCATCTATTGGTCTCACCTGAGCACTCGTTAGCTTTGAAAACTGCTTTGACGATTGAGGATTTTGATGGCGAGACTTTCCTACTTACAGAGCAGGGCTGCTCATATCGAATGTTTTTTGAGCGGAGCCTTTCTCAGAAGTCCATGGGAGGCATTACAGAATTGGAGTTTAGCAGTGCAGAGGCGATTAAGCAATGTGCAAAAATAGGGATGGGAGTTGCTATATTGCCTGAAATGGCCGTAGCGGCAGAGCTGAATCGGGGAGAGCTGGTTTCACTGCCGTGGGATTTGACTGCCATATCCTTTGCTACCCAAATGTTTTGGCATGAAGAGAAATGGATTTCCCCAGCCATTGAAGCATTTTTGAATTTGACCAGGGAGAACTTCCAGATTCATCCGTAATGGAAAAACTGGTTGTCATGAATAAGCAACTATAATACTAGGCTTGAGATGTAATGTTAGTCAATTAAGTGAAAAAGTTGCACCACAAGATAAAAACTATAGATGAAGAATAGAGATAGCATTCCAATTAATTTGCTAATTGGAATGCTATTTTTATTTGCATTACTACCGAAGTGTAACTTTAGAATAAGGATTGATTTAAAAGTTTCCTTCAACCTATATTTAACAACAAATACATAACTCTATTTTGAAAAATGATTGTTCAAAATAGATATCTTTCTAACTAAATAAGAGACTTTTACAAAAATGATTGATCTTTCTATTGAGTCTCGTTCAACTAAAGCCCACGTTAGTTGAATAAGCCTATTTTATTGAACTCCGTCAACTATTTGGCAATTCAAATGGATTAGATTTGTTAATTTTATCGTAAAACATAATACCATTTAAATGGTCGAATTCATGTTGTGCAACTATTGCTTCATATCCACTAAAACTATGTGTAATAATTTCTCCATCAATATTATAAGCACTAATTTTAATTCTTTCATATCGTGGTACATAGCCTAAAACATTTCTATTTACAGACAAGCAACCTTCACCATCAGGTAAATAAACTATATTTATTGAATGACTAGTAATTTTAGGGTTAATTAAAATGTACTCTTTACCATCTATATACATAACA is drawn from Solibacillus sp. R5-41 and contains these coding sequences:
- a CDS encoding LysR family transcriptional regulator, which gives rise to MELRQLKTFHTLASTLNFSRAAEVQNYVPSTVTMQMKSLEDELGVKLVDRLGKKVVLTDAGRSFLGYVDHILSELEEAQHAVKQSGEMTGTLTISADETLCTYRLPAVLRRFRLRFPGVRLMFRPLTEPNLKQNLREGNADIIFMLDEIKGEAGICGEKVLDEPFHLLVSPEHSLALKTALTIEDFDGETFLLTEQGCSYRMFFERSLSQKSMGGITELEFSSAEAIKQCAKIGMGVAILPEMAVAAELNRGELVSLPWDLTAISFATQMFWHEEKWISPAIEAFLNLTRENFQIHP
- the def gene encoding peptide deformylase; this encodes MNKFKRNYMIKMKDIVLEGANILRKKLKEVPFPLNNEDKGNLVCMLNYLKNSQDPIMAEKHKLRAGVGLSANQIGLNKRMFVMYIDGKEYILINPKITSHSINIVYLPDGEGCLSVNRNVLGYVPRYERIKISAYNIDGEIITHSFSGYEAIVAQHEFDHLNGIMFYDKINKSNPFELPNS